The sequence CACTAGCCAGTGACTTCCTGAAACTGATGTATGTAGTTACATTAGATCATGATAACCATGGTTTAGAACAATGATGTATTTAGATCACTAGCCAGTGACTTCCTGAAACTGATGTATGTAGTTACATTAGATCATGATAACCATGGTTTAGAACAATGATGTGTTTAGATCACTAGCCAGTGACTTCCTGAAACTGATGTATGTAGTTACATTAGATCATGATAACCATGGTTTAGAACAATGATGTATTTAGATCACTAGCCAGTGACTTCCTGAAACTGATGTATGTAGTTACATTAGATCATGATAACCATGGTTTAGAACAATGATGTATTTAGATCACTAGCCAGTGACTTCCTGAAACTGATATATGTAGTTACATTAGATCATGATAACCATGGTTTAGAACAATGATGTGTTTAGATCACATTTAGCTCGGAAAAACTTCAATTCATAATCACTAATATTGTTTGTGTAATGACTTGATGATCAAAATTTGtatgttcttaaaaatattttgtatataaaattagagaattgtttgttgaataatttctttaatatttagaaaaattactacagacttattttatgatttttcaaATCAGTTCTGTAATTTAAAACCCATCAATGTATGATAGAATTAAGTGTAAATCATATATTACTTAAGTTGGTCCTAGGTTTCATGCTATTTAGGTAAGTATTTCTACCatgacaaaattaaaaatcaagaTATGtgattgacacacacacacagtagagCAAGGGTTAAAGTATTATGGTAGCTGAATAACAGTTCAGCAAGGGTTATAGTATTATGGTAGCTGAATAACAGTTCAGCAAGGGTTATAGTATCGTGGTAGCTATGCAAGTTTCTCCCATATACTTAACCACAGTGTTTTTTCACGTTTTCAGGAACAGTAAATGTTTACATACTAATTTCTAAATAACTATGGTCAACCATACTTAGCAAATAATCATGAGGCTTCAATGTTAAACTGTTATGTTCAATTGCTTTAACCCAATAGTCATATATAGCTTAAGTTATATACGGTTTAAGTGAAATCAGTGAAAGTCATCAAAGTTCTTTAAGTGAACATGTTACTCAGGTGTGATACACCTATAAGTATATAGCTTGTTATAATATCATTTAATTGTAGCTGGTTATTGAACACTGAAGGAATAACATTATGTTTAATTGTAGCTGGTTAGTGAACAGTGAAGGAATAACATTATGTTTAATTGTAGCGGTTAGTGAACACTTAaggaataacattgttataatatttaatcgCAGCTGGTTAGTGAACACTTAaggaataacattgttataatatttaatcgCAGCTGGTTAGTGAACACTTAaggaataacattgttataatatttaatcgCAGCTGGTTAATGAACACTTTTAaggaataacattgttataatatttaatcgCAGCTGGTTAATGAACACTTTTAAGGAATAACATTATCATATCATTGAATTGTAACTGGTTAGTGAACAATTTTGAGGAATAACATTAGTATTTAGAGATTTGTTAAATGTATTCCTATGTTATTTCTCTCCAGGTATGCTACAGGCCCTGATGTCACAGAACACTCAGTGTTAATTCATGACTACTACAGCAGAGAAGCTAACAACCCAATTCATCTGACTGTTGACACCTGTTTGACTGAGGGCCACCTTAGCATCAAACCGTACACCAGGTACAGTATAATGTTAATTCTGGTGAATATTAACTGTACACAGTGTGTTGGATACGTCTTGATTGCCAGAAGTCAGTCAAGGAATGAAGAATGATTATCACAGATGTTTGTCTGTCTTTAATAATCACGTAGGTTATGTATGTTTGTCTGTCTTTAATCACGTAGGTCACGGATGTTTGTCTCTCTTTAATAATCATTCTGGTGAATATTAACTGTACACAGTGTATTGGATACGTCTTGATTGCCAGAAGTCGGTCAAAGAATGAAGAATGATTATCACAGATGTTTGTCTGTCTTTAATAATCACGTAGGTTACAGATGTTTGTCTTTAATACATCATTAGTTTTACTAGTCTGTATTTCACATTAAATGTGGATAAATGTAGTGTGTAAGATGTAACATTTATTAGATAAAGAGATGTGAATGGTTATTTGAAAGTCGCAGATTTATACGGTAAATCTTTTACTGCACATTGAACAGATTAGTGTGTCAATAATTGTCCAATCTACCTCAGACTTTTTGAACCAACTGAAAGGGATTTATGCTAAACAAATGGCAAATTATAAATGCTTTTTTTACATACTTggaatgtgaaaacaaaacattttcagtctatgatatttattagaaataGACATATTGGTTTAGAATATAGCTCGTGCTGgttgtaaaaaattatatgtttgcATAGGTTCTTTGATTGGCCAGACttagaattatatataataatttgacatatttttattcCAGTATTACATTTGGAGTGCCAGGAAAGGAACATACAGGAACAATGTTTTCACCTTGTAAGCTTGAAATTATTGGTTATGAACCTGAGATGGTTTCATGTAAGTTCTGTTTTCtagcagttttatttttagtgacagtgaaattataacacatgaaaaaaataatttactgaagaTGAGAGGCtagtgaatattttaattatatagaaactaaaacttaaagatgaatgaattaattacaaaattaaattgtaagttttattttacctGATCAAAACCTTTTCTTATACACATTTAACACAAAGTCACAATGTAATACTGTAAAGTGATGTGGgaaaacaaaacgtattttatttaataacattggtGTTTTTCATAACCCAGCATGTACATATGTTGCTTGTTGAAGTTAAAAGATATTCCACACTAAGAGTTATATATTCCATCAGTGAAAGTGTGCCAGGGAACAAAGTTCAACAAACAGAGGAGTGTTGAATGCAAGTCTGACTTTGATCAGATTTGTGGATCAACCCGGAACACCCAAGAACTCTTAGATGTTGTCATTGGATATGTAGATGATGTCTTGGTAAGTTTTATGATTATTTCTCAGCTCATAAAAGAATATGGAGATATGTATCTTTCaaatattgtgtagttttctttttgtggttttgataaaattaataaatatttgtaaggttATACGGTAAATGCTGTCTTACTATTTCCCTGTCATAATGCATCATTTAACATGCACAAATTAATTCTACAAGTTGATTTCCTCATAAAAGCTATGGTTACTTAACCATGTACTTGCGTTCTGTTAAgtttggttttatatttatacagacaGGAAGAACTCAGGGTGATAACTGTGTTGGAAGAGCTCTAATGGACATGGTACAGAGTGTCCCTCAGATGAATCCAGAGGAATTTCAAGAGATGTTGAACTCAAACATGAAGGTAACGACGTTACTTAACTAACACCTCTGTAAACATGAAGGTAATGACGTTCCTTAACCAACACCTCCATAAACATGAAGGTAACGACATTCCTTAACCAACACCTCCATAAACATGAAGGTAACGACATTCCTTAACCAACACCTCCATAAACATGAAGGTAACGACATTCCTTAACCAACACCTCCATAAACATGAAGGTAAAGACATTCCACCTCCATAAACATGAAGGTAAGACATTCCACCTCCATAAACATGAAGGTAAAGACATTCCTTAACCAACACCTCCATAAACATGAAGGTAACGACGTTCCTTAACTAACACCTCCGTAAACATGAAGGTAACGACGTTCCTTAACTAACACCTCCATAAACCTGAAGGTAGCGCCGTTCTTTTAATTAATACTTCAGGAGAGCGGTGTATCTAGAAAAGGTTGTAATTTGTTGGCagatatgaaaaataattgttaaaccTACTTTTATACACAATACAAATATCTTAACTCTTTCGAGTCATTACCAAAATAGCAGGTTTAGATAAATTATCACTATTGAGCTCTGTatgttgtgttgtttgtttgcagttttaCTAGTCATTACAGTTGGACTCTatgttgtgttgttttattaCTGTTCACTAAAGGTAGGactctattttattttgttttgagttAGTCACTGTAAGAAACTGACTAAAACATGAGGACATGGATTTTTGGTGTAATGGACATAAACTATCCCACTAGTAACTGGAGTATTAATGGTACTTGTTATTTTAGTTTAACAAAGTTGTGTATGTACAGAGAATGTGGTTTAAAAATCCCTATGATTTCACTGATTAGGAAGTTACAgttaagtaatttttttgttgGGTCTTATAGAAATGCTTTTTTTGTGTGTTGTGATATTAGCTGATGTTGTGGTTTCCAACCAACAGTCCATAAAGAGGTTACAAGTTGATTGAAAGAAATATATGCTTTGAAAGTAAAGTCAATGAATTATGCTAGttcataataaaattagtttcaaaagGTAATACTGTGAAGAGCAGTCTGTGTGATTTTGGAAGTAGCTGACCTTTCTTTGGAAGGAaaagttgggaaccactggtttaaTGGATATGTTGTAAAACCTTTTGtcatttttacttttctcttGTAGGATCTGTTGATGGTACTGTATTTATCTCAACTGACCAAAACCCAGCTGAGCCTTCATGAAAAACTTACATATgtgtaaaatacagaataaaattacCCGATTGTTCACTTTTAATGTAGTAAGtcttactttatttaaacattagtttcCCACAATACCAAACCTTCAGGTCATGAAGCAAGCCACCTTCACAAGTAGTAACATCGTGATGTTTTATTAGCTGTAAATTTAGTATTAGCCATTGTTATTGATGGTAAGTTGACCATTTCCTCTACAACTCTATATTGAATAAAATAGGGTTCCATAAGTACAGTTTAATTATCATTTTCTAACAGGAGTACATCACCCTTAACTTTGATAGAGTAAATGCTTATTTCAGGACTTAGTTAGTCTACCACATCCACTTCCTACATCTtactttcaatgttttatttacctAATTGAATGAAATTTTAGTTAAAGCATGTGTATATTAAATCCTGCTACTGCATACTGTCTTTCAATATAACAAACTTCAGTCTGATTGGAAGAAGAAAGATTACTTTTAAGGTTGTATCATATAAATGTAacttaaataacactatgtaatgtCTATCatactatgtaacacacattttgttcctggatagtgtgttaTGTCTCAATAGTGTTTGttgtaaaactacataaaatggccattattcccttcaaactttgcacAGGTCATTatctgtgacctggataatgaaatttagaaattaacctattttctgtgtgaACACGGGCAAATCTGCAcactttcatttgttgttttattcaaaccctATGTAAGTAAATCAagatttagatgtatttatactaaagttatataaaaatgtttagaagtgagtagatttGCGACTGTgacgtaaatcactttcacatatcagcccccaaatatagtttcccatcatgttttcgttatatgctccttggtagcagcgttcaaagtcctaTATATCTTGGTGGGAGCACTTGCCTTGGTCTTCaaggtgcaccaaatgagccaggggaagagatagatacttattcccattatggagcagcacagctttgaggcttctggatgagctatcaatgaagagatGCCACTCATTCGGGTTACAGGCCCTTCCAGTTGCCTCACACAGACTGGATCGccgtggcagaagcagagcccatcctGACGTGTgaagaaacttgaaaaatgttgatgatgcttcctctgacttgtgacttgcacactttcatctaacaaatcccactccttgagcctagttGTCAAAAGCTTGGCCTTCAACTTtattagaccaagatctctgatcaagccATTGAAGTCTCTTTGGTGGGGGTAGTATAGGTTTCTCTCagcagctgcacctctgaaattgtaatctggatctccaacatctacctcctcttctgatttgctgctctcttccgaggatggctgctttctctctggcagagtgggtatAGGGAGCTCAGGagagtgtggcactggggcgatgaaTGATGGAAGGTCCTGATCCATGATAGATGTATTCTTGCCATCTCAATGTTTGGAAGGATCCAACTTGCAGAAGTAGCAGTTGCTTAAGTGGTCAGTGGGTTTATGCCAAATTTTTGGGATAACAAACTTCAGGGATCTCTTTCTCCTTTCTACCATCCTGCAAAAaggcaaaataaaattatgaagaaataatgtatttcattcacaactaatgtggaagaggttcatgcaaaatattttgatatcttttctatactattggaaataaagtgaaatttggACAGGTCTGAAATTTCTATCATATAAAAAACTTACTATTCAAGcgagcaaaaattgtccatcttaccttctagagttgtTTTGCAGTGCTCGCAAAATTAggtacccagggtttgtcttgatccccaacaggcatgccgaaatatgccttgtaggtttcacacattttatcAGATGCTGACAGAGTACCTTTTTGCTCTTGTCATGATAAATTGGTCAATGCACATAGCAGAATGCATGTGGataatgcttgcagcttcttgatgccatctctgataaaatcagataggtttatGGTCACTTAGGCAACAAGAACTGAactggtgagtggtgagcccctgtatatgaattactatggaaagttttagaaatttCCCTAAATTGtgcaacattctagaaagtttgagaaaattctctatcagctactcagtacaatctacctggaatgttctggaaaatgggtaaatttgaaaatctcATGACCCAGCTGACAAAAGCAAAGGTTGAAGAAAAAatgtctttttccatttactttaggcaaaagtaattgggaaataacatgttctgcccaggaataagatttaaaatgtttctattctGTTTACTTTGTTCTGTTTGGACCAAGTAATCATTAAGTGGATTTACTAAATCCCATGACAACATTTTTTCCATCTATCTGTATCATACAGTCCAAACACCACACCAGTAGGATTGGCTTTAgctaaaaaagaaagaataaccaGAAGACAGAAATTAAACGtgatttttattgtactttgtgcCAAAAAATGTAAAGTGGGAAAGCCAATACGCGGTTTTCACATCCAGTGTAAAAGAACAGTTAAGTGTGGCTATTCAGGACCTAATAAGCAAGCCCCTGGTAACACATTTAAGTATTAACACAGTGTatgaattattactttattattttttactattcttaactaaaaacaaCTTGTCCATCATTTCAAGTCCAAGTTcttattgttgatttttagtcgTGCTTAACCTTGGATTAAAACATTTTCTCCTCAGTGATCACTGTTTGACGTTATTAAAGacagtttagtttttgttttattgaaaatgtacCAAACAGAGCTAGTCCAAAGTTGTCACATTACCATCTTAATGATTCggatttgttttcataaattttctattgtgaaaaaatttgtttattttaaaaagtaacagcTAAAATGTTCTTAGAGGAATGTTCTAACTGATTTCACAAGAGGAACTGTTGACGTTATTAAAGacagtttagtttttgttttactgaaaatgtaCCAAACAGAGCTAGTCCAAAGTTGTCACATTACCATCTTAATGATTCggatttgttttcataaattttctattgtgaaaaaatttgtttattttaaaaagtaacagcTAAAATGTTCTTAGAGGAATGTTCTAACTGATTTCACAAGAGGAACCGCTGTGAAGTTTTAATGAAGGTTTTAATAAATTGGTTTTTGGAGCATTAGAAGTACATATACCTTTGTAGTTGTGTACCAGATAGAGTTGAAAATCTGCGAATAATCTCGGAAAGTACCAAGTCATACTGTGTCTCGAGGTTTCCTACTAAAAAGAAACCATTCTTTCACTTTATGTTGCAGTCAGTTGCACAAAGACATTCTCTAACATCTTGGTGCAAGCAGTCTGGATGTACCATTGTAAGGCTTCGTGCTGAAACAGTTAAAGAAGTCGAGCATTATCAGTAAGACAAGTCTATCTATGTCACTCATATAAAGGACGAGATTAGTAAATTCCACAGAACACATGACACATTCAAGTGAATATAAAGTAACTGGGACGTGCCAAGTAAATGTGAAACGTAGaccattatttatatagttaattaaaaaaaatgagatGTTACAATGCAAGGGGTTACTTTCAAAGTTTTGCAACGGCTCTGTGATAATTGAGAGAGATAAGTTTGAGATCCACAATTTGATACCGTTGTTTTGCACATACTAAAGAAACGTTCATAAAGTCCAACTATTTCACACATTTAACTGTCTGGTTTGTAACAACTATATCGAGGTATATTTCGTCACAGTAT comes from Tachypleus tridentatus isolate NWPU-2018 chromosome 12, ASM421037v1, whole genome shotgun sequence and encodes:
- the LOC143234796 gene encoding LOW QUALITY PROTEIN: eukaryotic translation initiation factor 3 subunit F-like (The sequence of the model RefSeq protein was modified relative to this genomic sequence to represent the inferred CDS: inserted 1 base in 1 codon), which gives rise to MSPNLLVKVHPVVLFSIVDSYERRHEGANRVIGTLLGIQEKGAVEVTNCFCVPHNELEDEVAINMEFAKDMFEFHQXVNPSEVIVGWYATGPDVTEHSVLIHDYYSREANNPIHLTVDTCLTEGHLSIKPYTSITFGVPGKEHTGTMFSPCKLEIIGYEPEMVSLKVCQGTKFNKQRSVECKSDFDQICGSTRNTQELLDVVIGYVDDVLTGRTQGDNCVGRALMDMVQSVPQMNPEEFQEMLNSNMKDLLMVLYLSQLTKTQLSLHEKLTYV